A genomic window from Bacillota bacterium includes:
- the fliY gene encoding flagellar motor switch phosphatase FliY produces the protein MNELMSQEEIDALINGANTSKPAVEAEEIKLSDAEVDALGEIGNICMGTAATTLYNILGRRVSITTPFVSITNLSKLAEQYQIPFVIVDVRYTEGLEGRNQLVLQEDDVKVITDLMMGGDGTNTAINLEELHLSAISEVMNQMMGSIATSMADMLGNMVINISPPTSMVVRFSDDDIKSILGGEKDLIKISFQMEIEGIRKSELIQLMPVEFGKRLAHNLMGDIVENQPESVEPAAPKPAEQPKVQAQPSQQESRAPKASYSSKPEKSKVNIAPLQLNSFDDEPMTDYSEDGLDLIMDVPLQITVELGACKKNLREIMELNTGSIIVLDKMAGDLVDVIVNGKLIAKGEVIVIDDNYGVRITEIVTSSSKQIRTNKIQI, from the coding sequence ATGAATGAGTTAATGTCGCAGGAGGAAATTGATGCGCTTATAAATGGCGCAAATACATCCAAACCTGCAGTTGAAGCAGAAGAAATAAAGCTTTCAGATGCGGAAGTCGATGCACTTGGAGAAATTGGTAATATATGCATGGGTACTGCGGCTACCACGCTTTACAATATATTGGGGCGCCGTGTATCTATAACGACGCCTTTTGTATCTATAACTAATCTTTCAAAACTTGCGGAGCAGTATCAAATACCTTTTGTAATTGTCGATGTGCGTTATACAGAAGGATTAGAGGGTAGGAATCAGCTTGTTCTTCAGGAAGACGATGTCAAAGTAATAACTGACCTAATGATGGGCGGCGACGGAACAAATACAGCAATAAACCTTGAGGAGCTTCACTTAAGTGCTATCAGTGAAGTTATGAACCAGATGATGGGAAGTATTGCGACCTCGATGGCGGACATGCTTGGAAATATGGTAATAAACATTTCTCCACCTACATCTATGGTTGTCAGATTCAGCGATGATGACATTAAATCGATACTCGGGGGCGAAAAAGATTTAATAAAAATCAGCTTCCAAATGGAGATCGAAGGAATAAGAAAAAGTGAACTTATACAGCTAATGCCTGTTGAGTTTGGAAAGAGGCTTGCGCATAACTTAATGGGTGATATTGTTGAAAATCAGCCGGAGTCAGTAGAGCCTGCAGCCCCAAAACCTGCAGAACAACCTAAAGTTCAGGCACAGCCGTCCCAACAAGAATCACGTGCGCCGAAAGCAAGCTATTCTTCTAAACCGGAAAAGTCAAAAGTCAACATTGCTCCGCTTCAACTAAATTCTTTTGATGACGAACCGATGACTGATTATTCTGAAGACGGCTTGGACTTAATAATGGACGTCCCGCTTCAGATCACGGTTGAATTAGGTGCATGTAAGAAAAATTTACGTGAGATAATGGAACTCAACACAGGGTCTATTATCGTTCTTGACAAAATGGCAGGGGATCTAGTTGACGTAATTGTTAACGGTAAACTGATTGCAAAGGGCGAAGTCATTGTTATTGATGATAACTATGGTGTAAGAATAACTGAAATTGTAACTTCGTCAAGTAAGCAGATAAGAACTAACAAAATACAGATATAA
- a CDS encoding motility protein A, whose amino-acid sequence MNVQTVGGLIAGTVFIITSILLTGDLRTYFDVSSIMIVVGGTVASTFVSYSRNQLKSIIPMVKKAFKNPKIDYNADIDQIIDLANIARKEGLLSLEGSTFNDPFLQKGVELIIDGTDPELVKDILETDIDYTSSRHQMGQQVFGSMAQFAPAYGMIGTLVGLINMLRLLNDPSKVGPNMGVALITTFYGVILANLLFIPMANKLKAQSADEILQKELYVEGLLSIQNGENPRIIKDKLDAFLSKKLRKSSNNKVRQISADGEEHRYEKKSQSV is encoded by the coding sequence ATGAATGTTCAAACAGTAGGGGGACTTATTGCCGGTACAGTATTTATCATTACAAGCATACTGCTCACTGGTGATTTGCGTACGTATTTTGATGTTTCATCAATAATGATTGTTGTTGGCGGCACTGTAGCGTCAACTTTTGTATCATATTCCCGTAATCAACTTAAGTCTATAATTCCCATGGTGAAAAAGGCATTTAAGAATCCAAAGATAGACTATAACGCTGATATAGACCAAATAATTGATCTTGCCAATATTGCTAGAAAAGAGGGCCTTCTGTCACTTGAAGGCAGCACATTTAATGATCCGTTTTTGCAGAAGGGCGTTGAGCTCATCATCGATGGCACTGATCCGGAGCTAGTAAAAGACATCCTAGAAACGGATATAGATTATACTAGCAGCAGACATCAAATGGGACAACAAGTTTTTGGCAGCATGGCTCAATTTGCTCCTGCATATGGCATGATAGGCACGCTAGTCGGCTTAATTAATATGCTTAGGTTACTTAACGATCCGTCAAAGGTTGGACCGAATATGGGTGTTGCTTTAATTACAACTTTTTACGGAGTAATACTTGCAAATCTACTTTTTATACCTATGGCTAATAAATTAAAAGCTCAATCAGCTGACGAAATTTTACAGAAAGAACTTTATGTCGAAGGCCTTTTATCTATTCAAAACGGAGAAAATCCCAGAATAATAAAGGATAAACTAGATGCATTCTTATCTAAAAAGTTAAGAAAAAGCAGTAATAATAAGGTTCGACAAATATCGGCTGATGGGGAAGAGCATAGATATGAGAAGAAATCACAGAGCGTTTGA
- a CDS encoding flagellar basal body-associated FliL family protein, whose translation MKKIIIFLLVLLLLMGGALTFIYMSKSTPDKPYNYDPGDAFVTDLSSGSQLIKADLTISFKNDKYKKYLEENNFKIRNIIIFVLREKTPAQVKSNDIESVINKEIIQKLQSELKLDNIDRVYFNEFIVE comes from the coding sequence ATGAAAAAAATCATAATATTTCTTCTTGTATTATTACTATTAATGGGGGGAGCTTTAACTTTTATATATATGTCTAAAAGCACTCCTGACAAACCGTATAACTATGACCCGGGAGATGCTTTTGTAACAGATTTAAGCTCAGGTTCTCAACTTATAAAAGCTGATTTAACTATTTCATTTAAGAATGACAAGTATAAAAAGTACCTCGAAGAAAATAACTTTAAAATCAGAAATATAATTATATTTGTTCTTAGAGAGAAGACACCCGCTCAAGTTAAATCAAATGATATTGAAAGCGTTATTAACAAAGAAATCATACAAAAACTGCAATCGGAACTAAAACTTGATAATATAGACCGCGTATACTTTAACGAATTTATTGTAGAATAG
- the fliM gene encoding flagellar motor switch protein FliM, protein MADVLSQREIDELLKALTTGDVDTQVVKPEEPKGIKKYDFKTANKFPKEQMRTLNIIYENFALLLSTFLSGTLGTYCEVNVVSVEEQAYYEFTNSFPSPVILAIMSMNPLEGSSLLEVSPSVAYAILSRLFGGLATATGTDRMFTEIDLVIIEKIIRQFMPLLNEAWSKVMKIDTLLDRIETSSQFAQIVSANETIAIITVSVKVDDTEGLMNFCIPHISVEPIAKNLNTRLASTGTSYGKKVESNKDAIIRQLYNTQLTLHAVLSETAVTVRDITHLQPGDVIQLDKKIDDLISVKVEHLPKIIGSLGVKGNKYAIKIADIEKEEEALNE, encoded by the coding sequence TTGGCAGACGTATTGTCTCAACGTGAAATAGATGAACTTTTAAAAGCATTGACTACTGGCGATGTTGATACGCAGGTCGTAAAACCAGAAGAACCTAAAGGGATAAAGAAATACGATTTTAAAACAGCAAATAAGTTTCCTAAAGAACAGATGCGAACTCTTAACATCATATATGAAAATTTCGCTCTTCTTTTGTCTACATTTTTATCGGGAACGCTAGGTACTTACTGCGAGGTTAATGTGGTTTCAGTTGAAGAACAGGCATATTATGAATTTACAAATTCATTTCCATCACCTGTTATTCTAGCTATTATGTCTATGAATCCCCTTGAGGGTTCTTCACTGCTAGAAGTTTCACCATCCGTTGCCTACGCCATCTTGAGCAGACTTTTCGGGGGACTGGCAACTGCCACCGGCACAGATAGAATGTTTACCGAGATCGACCTTGTAATTATTGAAAAGATTATTAGACAGTTTATGCCTTTACTAAACGAAGCATGGAGTAAAGTCATGAAAATTGACACTCTGCTTGATAGAATTGAAACAAGTTCCCAGTTCGCGCAAATAGTTTCTGCTAACGAAACTATCGCAATCATTACAGTAAGCGTTAAAGTTGATGACACAGAAGGCCTTATGAATTTCTGCATTCCGCACATATCTGTTGAACCAATTGCCAAAAATCTTAACACAAGACTTGCCTCCACAGGTACATCATATGGTAAAAAGGTTGAATCGAACAAGGATGCAATAATAAGACAATTATATAACACTCAACTAACATTACATGCAGTTTTATCTGAAACCGCCGTAACGGTTAGGGACATTACACATCTTCAGCCAGGTGATGTAATACAACTTGATAAAAAAATCGATGACTTAATATCAGTAAAAGTTGAACATCTACCCAAGATCATTGGGTCGCTAGGTGTTAAGGGCAACAAATATGCTATTAAGATTGCTGATATCGAAAAAGAGGAGGAAGCCTTAAATGAATGA
- a CDS encoding flagellar motor protein MotB encodes MRRNHRAFDDSTPGGSWMDTYGDMVTLLLTFFVMLYSFSTINAAKWQGLVGTLTGGKKAIGTTDTSNIAATDKTTAPTSFEEASKLVEETTNNSSDQKSEQVINADASSKVTASSPAKKATQTKSSATGKNASASSSKTSSKTSSLTALYKDLNQYVSSKNGSSGVSVTMGSGSLTIRFVGTVLFDPGSATIKPQAKGVLHDISGIINDHIKSISLVESQGHTDNAPVTGSAYHDNWELSGDRAYNVLTELINTGTVDPHSLKFSGLGEEHPIASNDTQAGRNKNNRVDIIIS; translated from the coding sequence ATGAGAAGAAATCACAGAGCGTTTGACGACTCTACGCCTGGCGGCAGTTGGATGGATACATATGGAGATATGGTAACTCTACTCCTTACATTTTTTGTTATGCTTTATTCTTTTTCTACTATAAATGCAGCTAAGTGGCAAGGCTTAGTGGGTACGCTTACCGGGGGAAAAAAAGCTATTGGAACTACTGATACATCCAATATAGCGGCTACTGATAAAACGACGGCACCGACTAGCTTTGAAGAAGCATCTAAATTAGTTGAGGAAACGACGAATAATTCTTCAGATCAAAAATCTGAACAAGTGATTAACGCAGACGCTTCTTCAAAGGTAACCGCGAGCTCACCAGCAAAAAAAGCTACTCAAACTAAATCTTCTGCAACGGGTAAAAATGCATCAGCTTCCAGCAGTAAGACATCCTCTAAAACGTCGTCGCTTACGGCGTTATATAAAGATTTAAATCAATACGTAAGCAGTAAAAATGGAAGTTCGGGTGTTTCTGTTACTATGGGTTCAGGTTCACTGACAATAAGATTTGTTGGGACGGTTTTGTTTGATCCAGGAAGTGCAACAATAAAGCCTCAGGCGAAAGGCGTTTTACATGATATTTCCGGGATTATTAATGATCATATAAAATCTATTAGTCTTGTAGAAAGTCAAGGTCATACCGACAATGCACCTGTTACTGGGTCAGCGTACCATGATAACTGGGAACTATCCGGTGACAGGGCTTATAATGTACTGACTGAATTAATCAATACAGGTACAGTGGATCCGCATAGCTTGAAATTTTCTGGCCTTGGCGAGGAACATCCTATAGCCTCAAACGATACCCAGGCAGGAAGAAATAAGAACAACCGTGTTGACATAATTATTTCATAA